A stretch of the Lactuca sativa cultivar Salinas chromosome 9, Lsat_Salinas_v11, whole genome shotgun sequence genome encodes the following:
- the LOC111916921 gene encoding dynamin-related protein 4C-like — protein sequence MYYKEERMLAMIAKCDQVKYGNVFDTVGINKYNIDRYQYIYVRNIINDDTHNKARIEESILFERLHRVNGLPESEKSMLGIPALANKLVQMQLAFILKCLPDILKKINERLNALNLELNQLPNNLMSVPEVMATFMHVIGSLKEIVQKMLIQGDYNEYEDDKQMHFNARFLVEEIKVLEETNGIWSSNFPPHSCLLSKKVNNIYNFPLLVIKEVCGYLEIVCVRILVDHYVSYPKLLSSTRKATHNVMEKMKLEFSKRVVEMMEMEKTTDYTCDPDFMLLGTS from the exons ATGTACTACAAAGAAGAGAGGATGCTAGCTATGATTGCCAAATGTGACCAAGTCAAATATGGTAATGTCTTCGACACCGTTGGGATAAATAAATACAACATTGATCGCTACCAATACATATATGTTAGAAACATAATTAATGATGACACCCACAATAAAGCTAGAATCGAAGAATCGATACTCTTTGAACGTCTCCATCGTGTGAATGGGTTGCCCGAGAGTGAAAAGTCCATGTTGGGTATTCCCGCCTTGGCAAATAAGCTTGTTCAGATGCAATTGGCATTCATATTGAAATGTCTTCCGGACATTCTCAAGAAGATCAATGAGAGGCTCAATGCTTTGAATTTGGAGCTCAACCAATTACCCAACAATCTCATGAGTGTTCCCGAAGTTATGGCTACTTTCATGCATGTTATTGGATCCTTGAAAGAAATTGTTCAAAAAATGTTGATACAAGGTGACTATAATGAGTATGAGGACGATAAACAAATGCATTTCAATGCTCG TTTCCTTGTTGAGGAGATCAAAGTTTTAGAGGAAACTAATGGGATATGGTCATCTAATTTCCCTCCTCATTCATGTTTGCTTAGCAAAAAAGTGAACAATATCTATAATTTTCCACTTCTCGTCATAAAAGAAGTCTGTGGATATCTTGAAATCGTTTGTGTTAGAATCTTGGTTGATCATTACGTAAGTTATCCAAAACTACTTTCCTCTACGAGGAAAGCGACTCATAACGTgatggagaaaatgaagcttgagTTTTCAAAAAGAGTTGTTGAGATGATGGAGATGGAGAAGACCACAGATTATACATGTGACCCTGATTTTATGCTTCTTGGAACAAGTTAA